The DNA window GACAAACTGATCATTttggtaagaaaagaaagaaagcaagagaaggggGCTGTGTTTATTTCTCATGGAAGTGGGTAAGAACTAAGTTCTCTCTGTTTTTGTAGAAGGAGtcggagcagagagagaaaacttggTCCTTTCTGGTTCAGCTGCAGGTGATTTCAGATGACTTCTGCTTCATTGGAGGAGACTCCAGTGATTGTAGTCACCGGCTTGCCATCCCACCCATAAGCCTATTACTAAAGAAACATCAGATTCTTCCCACCACCCCTGGTGGCAATCTCCCAGCATGCTTTTCAAGCTTTCCTAAATTCTGCTAGAGAGTGAAGCAGGGAAGCAACTCATCCTGCTATCTTGCAGGGCAATTCTGATTCCTCCCTTGATGCTGCATAAACTTAGATACAAACGCTTTATGGACAAATTTATTAGAAGTCAGACCATCAACAATCTACACAGACTGTTATAACCAATTTCCTGGAATTCCTCCAGGAAATTCTGAGATTGTGGATCCAACTGGGGGAAGAGTCTGGGACCCTGGAGTCAGGTGTCTCCAAGATGGCACTTGGGCAGAAAAGCCATCTTTGGCtgcaaagaaaagaggaagtatTTCCTGTGTGCCAAAGATGACGCTAAGCACTAGGGATAGGAAGACAAATGAGAGGTTCATAGAAACATAAACCACAAGAGCAATTACTACAGAatttaaaagagggaaaagtCCAGTAGTTTGCTGGAGCCAATGTCTACTGGCATCTCCTCTCAGCTTGGAGTTCAGTAGCATCATTGTGGTAGTTTGAAATCAAGTCAGGTGGGAGTATTTACGCCATGGAAATCGGCAAATGCTCCACATGGGGGCTTTTGTGCCCCCAAAGAATGGTTGCTAAACATTTACTAGCATATCACTGACCCTGCCTGTCTTTGGGGTTGGAGTCAGGAGGAGCGTGTGGCACCAAGAACAAGCAGCAGCCACGGAACAGCGTGACTGGGAGGGCCGCTGCTTTGCGCTGCCCCAAACCTTAGCCAGCAGAAGTCAGGACTAGAAGAATGCTCAGGCTTGGTCAAGTGTTGGTTTGGTCTCCAGCTCTGTATTGATTTACAGCTCAATGATTTCTGTGGCCTGGGTGCCTCTTATTTTCAGGAGGTGGTAGAGATTTGAGGAGGGAGAATGAGGACAGGGTGAGTGCTGCAGCTCCTCACATTCCCAGTGGATTGGTTAGGGGTGCTCTTAGAGGGGGCACCCGTGCCTGGAGCTGTGATGATAGCTTTCATCACCCACATGGCATGGGGTTTGCTCTCTATCCTATGAAGCGGTTTCTGATGGGGGCTTTGAGCTTAGTGAGCAACCAGACTGCATTTAAGAAGTCTCTGGGAGCACCAGAGAGCTCCCAAGTGGAGACAGCTACTAATTCTCCATTCCCACTAGGGCCCGCTGAGGACGGGGAACATCTGGGCTCCCCAATCCAGAAGAATGATCCTTAAAGGGTGAGATGCAGAAAGGTCCTACCCCCTCCCTCAGGGACAGGAGTAGAAGAGAGTGAGGAGAGCAATTCTAGAACTATTTGTTTTGGTAATAACCCCATGCGGAGACAGCAGGCCCCAGAGTACCATTAAATACACTGCCACACCAGGGCTGCTTAAAGAGCTTTGGGACAGATATGCTTGTTTAGATGGGGGACATGCACTGCAGACCAAGGCATGATACAGTGTTAGCTGGCAGACACCTCAGAGACACTTTTATCCACTGTACAGATTGGCAACTGAGGcgaggtgaggggaaggggctttcttaagatcacacagccagaCAGTGGCAAGTAGACCAGGGACTAGAACTCGGGTCTCTGGAATCTGAATTGCCTGCTCTCTAAATCACCACTGCCTCCTTCCTGGTGATCTAGGAAGCCGGAGGGTTATCCGACAGGAAGAGATAAGGCATCCTGGAAGGTTTGAGAGAGGAAGCCATCTGCACgcagatctctctcttttcataaCCAGGTGCTACTACTTATCAAAATATCACAGTGGCTAGAAGGAATAGGGCAGGAACAGACCTGAGGCTGTTCACCAGACACCGGTTACACCAGGTTCTTTGGGGAAATTGGTGTCAGGATTGTGACTGGTCAGATCTTTGGTCTTCAAGGGGAGAAGGGTGCCAGCTTacccagaaggcagagcagcCAAAGCCTATGCACAGGAGAGGCAGGAGTGGGACCTCTGGAAGGGAGAGGAATGGAAGAGAATCAGTGCTTTGTTCCAGCCCAGCTACCCACACAGAAGGTGCAGTGGTACCTTCACCTATGGCCGACTCATGGGCGGTGGCTTTTTGGTCACATTGCCAGGCTTCTCCCCCAGTTCCAAGATGTGAAGGCTGAGATGGTTTCTCCAAGCCCCACTCAGCAGAGAAGACAGGGTTGGTGGGTCTTCCAGGGTCAAGTGGGGAAACAGGAGCGTCTCACTCTTGAGAGGGAAGTGGCACTTCTCCATGGCAGGCCTGGCGGTGCCCGGGGTCACCACAAAGAGGCGGCAGAGCCATGGCCCACCAGCCACCTGGCAGGCTGGTTGTCTGGTGAAGTTGTTCAGGGCTCGGCACAGGACCCAGTCCTCAGTCCCAGCCAGGTCCACCACCTCCACCGGCGAGCCCAGGCCTGGGAGGTGGAGAAGGTGCCTGGGGGGCATGTAGGTGTGGGTAAAGAGGAGTGTGTAGTGGGTGGGTAGGCTGGGGGATGCGGGGGCATGAACCACCTgctccaggtgccccaggccagGCACTAGGCCCCCCTGGTGCAAGCAGCCAAAGAAGAGGGCGCCCAGGACATTGAAGAGGACCAGGGGGCCCTTGCAGGGCACAGGCTGGGTCTGTGGACTACAAAGCAGGACGAGGGGGACTAGGAGGGGGATCAGGAACCGAGCCTCCTGGTGGCTAAAGGCAGAAAGCAGGGCCAGAGGCGTGAAGTAGAGGAGCAGGAGGCAAGACCTGGGGCCAGAGAGCAGGCTCCTGTGCCCCAGAGCCCTCAGGAAGCCCATCTGTGCAAAGGCCCGGCGGCAGGCTTGCAGCTGTAACCACGCCGCCTGCAGGGCCTGGGCATGCAGTATCCCAAAGAGCAGGAAACCGTTGACGGCCAGGTGAGTGAGCCGCAAATGTGTGCCATGCCTTGCCAGGTTCTGAGGATCCAGGTTGTAGTACAAGAAGTTGGCAGGCGTAAGAACGAGGGTGCTGGATCTAGAGGGACTGGAGAAATACCAGCTGTCCACAGCCACGAACACCGCCGCCACGAGGCTCGCTCCCGGGAGCAGCGCCAGTGTTTCCTTCGCAAGCGACCTGAAGCCGGAGTGCGCCGCCCCGCGGCTGCTCCAGAGGAAGAGTGGGACCAGAGCAAAGGCCAGAAACGTGGGCCGGTTGAAGAAGCCAGCAGCCACGATGCCCCCCAGTAGCCAGCTGTGCCCCCACGGGCCCGGGGCGGGCTTCCTGTGGGTGGGGCTCCACGCCAACCTGGGGGacaccaccaccagcagccctGCAAAGAGCAGTCCCTCGATGGCGTTGGAGAAGGTCCTCGTGTAGAAGACCAGGGTGACGTAGGAGCCGGACAGCAGGACCAGGGCGTTCCAGCGCTCCGCCCCCCACAGAGGGGCCAGGTGGTACACGGCCACGTCCAGGGCAAAGGAGAGGGCGGTGAGGAGGAGTCGGGGCCCCACCAGCAGCACGTAGCCACTCACCGGGCCCCGCCGCGGCCCCCACTGCTCCCAGAGCCTGAGCAGCCAAAAGGCGGAGCCGGAGGTCAGCAGCGGGAAGAGCACCGTGCGGCAAGAGCTGCTGGGGTCAAATTCCCAAGGCCGCGCAGCCTCCACGCCCAGGATGTCCTCTGCGGACAGAGAAGCGGAGCTGAGCCAGGTCCAAGCTCAAAGACAAGGGTTGCAGCCCCAAGATGTTCCCACCCCCTCGTCAGCGTGCCGTGCACACTCCCCGAACTCTGGGGACCGCGGGTTTTACGCCGGTTACTGCTTTATGTTGCAGCGGACCTGACGGTTAGGTAGGCGATAACCcaaagggaggggcgcctgggtggctcagtaagttaagcatcccactctggATTTTGgattaagtcatgatctcagggtcctgagatccagccccgcttggggctccatgctcatcagggagtctgcatGAAATTCTATCTCtctgcgcccctcccccacctctaaaataaatatcaccccccacacaccccccaaaaagaagaagaaggtgaaaaggaaacaaaatcaaagtcAGATCAATCTGGCTGGGTTTTTccgtttttggttttttactgGCTCAGGTTAAAAAAACTGGCAAAGACTGGACCTTTCACCTGAAGAAACAAATCCAGCTGTGAGCCCTATGGCAGGGCCAGCTGCATGTTTCCCCAGTATccattgctttcttccttccttagtCTCTTCACTTGGGCATTTGGTCAGATATAAAGACTATTTTTCAGCTCTCTTCACAGCTAGGTGTGTTCATGTAATACATTCTGACCAATGGGATGGAAATGAGCAAAAAGTATGTGACATTCAAAATATGCCCTTAAAGGGGTGTCTGGCTCACTCAGtcggaggagcatgtgactcttgatcttggggctgtaagtttgagccctacgttgggtgtagagaatacttaaaaaaacaaatcttaaaaaatatatgccctTAGAGAGAGCAGGCATGCCCATCTCCTCTCCAGTGGCTGGAAAGACTTCATTTTAGACTTGATGGCTGGAGCTCAAGCAGCCATTTTGAACCATGTGAAGGTTCAAAACTATGAACCATATGGAGGAGGAACCCATGTGCCCACAACATCTGAAAAGCCTCATAGTCCCTGTCAGCCATCCTCTTGATATATTCTATACCCCTCTGCAGATAAATTCTAACAAGTGAGCATTCCAGGCCTGGATTCCCTCACCCCTCAGAAGAACCCAGGAAAGAAAAGTTTCAGTATCTCAGACCACAGCCCTGTATAAGTTTCCCTAAGCACCCGGGAAGCCCCACTCTAAAATCTCTCCACTGAGGAGTCCAAAACAACTTTCATTCTGAATAATTGGTACTGTTGGTCCAAGCAGGAAAACATCAAAGAGGCTGGCATTTCATTAGTACTGTCCAGAAGGTCAATGTCGCTGGTCAGGAAGGAGATGTGAAATCCCCACTTTCAAGTTCTTATTCCAGACAGGCTCATGGATTTACTGCTCAACCCCAAAGAcatagattctctctccccctgagTATGCAAACAGCATATCTTTACTGTATGCAGGAAACTTACCTGCCATGACCTCGGGTGACTGGAAGAACTCATCTGGGTGTACGTAGCCTGTCTGTGGCAGGAGACACCACACCAGGCGGAGAAGGCTGAGGCTGGCCCACAGCACACGGAGGGTCATCTTCAGATCAAACTGCTGCCAAGATCCTGCGGATGTCTGGAATGGCTTCTCAGTCTGCTACAGACACTATTCTGGTTCCATGGACCGGCACCTGCTGAGGATAGCCTGTGTTAGTTGTTACAAGGTGAATTATACACCTTGTTACAAGTTGTTATAAGGTGTGTTCAGTTGTCTGAACAAATTCAAAACGGGTCTACAAACAATAAGAGCTGATGTTTACAAATGCTCACTAAGTACCAGGAACCTCACGTGCCTGTCTCACATCATCCTTTCTACAGTCTGGGGCCGTGGGTCTTACTGGAgccactttttaaattattttattttgtgttttgtattttatttttatttattttattcagagagagagagagaaagagagagagcacgagctggggggaaggtagaaggagagggagaagcagagtccctgctgagt is part of the Mustela nigripes isolate SB6536 chromosome 2, MUSNIG.SB6536, whole genome shotgun sequence genome and encodes:
- the PIGZ gene encoding GPI mannosyltransferase 4, whose amino-acid sequence is MAEDILGVEAARPWEFDPSSSCRTVLFPLLTSGSAFWLLRLWEQWGPRRGPVSGYVLLVGPRLLLTALSFALDVAVYHLAPLWGAERWNALVLLSGSYVTLVFYTRTFSNAIEGLLFAGLLVVVSPRLAWSPTHRKPAPGPWGHSWLLGGIVAAGFFNRPTFLAFALVPLFLWSSRGAAHSGFRSLAKETLALLPGASLVAAVFVAVDSWYFSSPSRSSTLVLTPANFLYYNLDPQNLARHGTHLRLTHLAVNGFLLFGILHAQALQAAWLQLQACRRAFAQMGFLRALGHRSLLSGPRSCLLLLYFTPLALLSAFSHQEARFLIPLLVPLVLLCSPQTQPVPCKGPLVLFNVLGALFFGCLHQGGLVPGLGHLEQVVHAPASPSLPTHYTLLFTHTYMPPRHLLHLPGLGSPVEVVDLAGTEDWVLCRALNNFTRQPACQVAGGPWLCRLFVVTPGTARPAMEKCHFPLKSETLLFPHLTLEDPPTLSSLLSGAWRNHLSLHILELGEKPGNVTKKPPPMSRP